The following are from one region of the Hydrogenimonas sp. SS33 genome:
- a CDS encoding four helix bundle protein encodes MTQKSPLKERSFAFSVRIVKLGRYLQDVHNEYILSKQVLRSGTAVGALVREAEFAQSKSDFINKLSIALKEANETDYWIELLYETEYLDGKMFQSIQPDIKALIKMLVKSIKTSKNENGSGKAAS; translated from the coding sequence ATGACGCAAAAGTCGCCGCTGAAAGAGCGCTCCTTCGCTTTTTCGGTGCGTATCGTTAAACTGGGTAGATATCTGCAAGATGTTCATAATGAATATATCCTGAGCAAGCAGGTTTTGCGGAGTGGAACGGCAGTGGGTGCACTGGTCAGGGAAGCGGAATTCGCCCAGTCGAAAAGTGATTTCATCAATAAGCTCTCCATCGCGTTGAAAGAAGCGAACGAAACTGACTACTGGATCGAACTTTTATATGAAACGGAATATCTCGATGGTAAAATGTTTCAGAGTATTCAGCCGGATATCAAAGCGTTGATCAAAATGCTTGTCAAAAGTATCAAAACATCGAAAAATGAAAATGGAAGCGGCAAAGCCGCATCCTGA
- the fabI gene encoding enoyl-ACP reductase FabI — MIMKGKRGLIVGVANNKSIAYGIAKACHEQGAELAFTYLNDALKKRVVPIAEEFGSDMVYPLDVSKPEEFEALAEALGQKWGTFDFIVHAVAFAPKEALSNPFVETTRDAFRVAMDISVYSLIELSRTMLPMLNDGASILTLSYLGAEKYVPNYNVMGVAKAALEASVRYLAADLGPQRKIRVNAISAGPIKTLAASGIGDFRFILKWNEANAPLRENVTIDEVGNSAMFLLSPLAAGVTGEVLYVDGGYHLMGMAAVDEEDGKAVLNWDKINNK, encoded by the coding sequence ATGATTATGAAAGGCAAACGCGGTCTCATCGTCGGGGTCGCCAACAACAAATCCATCGCGTACGGCATCGCCAAGGCGTGCCATGAACAGGGTGCCGAGCTGGCTTTCACCTATCTCAACGACGCTTTGAAGAAGCGGGTCGTTCCCATCGCCGAAGAGTTCGGAAGCGACATGGTCTATCCGCTGGACGTGAGCAAACCGGAGGAGTTCGAAGCACTGGCGGAAGCGCTTGGGCAGAAGTGGGGAACCTTCGACTTCATCGTCCACGCCGTGGCCTTCGCGCCCAAAGAGGCATTGAGCAACCCCTTCGTCGAGACGACGCGGGACGCCTTCCGGGTCGCCATGGATATTTCGGTCTACAGCCTCATCGAGCTGAGCCGCACCATGCTCCCCATGTTGAACGACGGTGCTTCCATTCTGACGCTCAGCTACCTTGGAGCGGAAAAATATGTGCCCAACTACAATGTCATGGGGGTCGCCAAGGCGGCACTGGAAGCGTCGGTCCGCTATCTCGCCGCCGACCTTGGCCCCCAGAGGAAGATACGCGTCAACGCCATCAGTGCCGGGCCCATCAAAACCCTGGCTGCCAGCGGCATCGGCGACTTCCGTTTCATTCTCAAGTGGAACGAAGCCAACGCCCCTTTGCGTGAAAACGTTACCATCGACGAAGTGGGCAACAGTGCCATGTTCCTCCTTAGCCCTCTGGCCGCGGGTGTAACGGGTGAGGTTCTCTACGTGGATGGCGGTTACCACCTCATGGGTATGGCGGCGGTCGACGAAGAGGATGGCAAAGCCGTGTTGAACTGGGATAAAATAAATAATAAATAA